DNA sequence from the Halobacterium sp. DL1 genome:
GGACACGTGGTGGCAGACCGAGACGGGCGGGATGATGGTCACCGGCCTCCCCGGCGTCTCGACGATGAAACCGGGGTCGGCGGGGAAGCCTCTGCCCGGGGTCGACGCCCGCGTTGTGGACACGGACGGTGAGGAAGTCCAGGCCGGGAAAGCCGGCTACCTCACCGTCAACAAGCCGTGGCCCGGGATGCTCCGGACGCTGTACAAGAACGACGAGCGGTTCGTCGAGGAGTACTGGGAGACGTACTCCGACACCGACTCCTCGGACGCCGAGGACTGGGTCTACTTCCCGGAGGACGGCGCGAAGATAGACGAGGACGACTACATTACCGTGCTCGGCCGCGTCGACGACGTCATCAACGTCTCCGGTCACCGCCTCGGGACGATGGAGATAGAGTCGGCCATCGTCGGCGTCGAGGGCGTCGCGGAGGCCGCCGTCGTCGGCGGCGACCACGACGTGAAGGGCGAGGCCGTCTACGCGTACGTCATCCTCGAGGACGGCTACGACGGCACCGAGGAGATGCGCGAGGCCATCGTCGCGGGCGTCGAGGACGCCATCGGCCCCATCGCGCGCCCGGAAGCCGTCGTGTTCACGCCGGAACTCCCGAAGACGCGCTCGGGGAAGATCATGCGGCGCCTGCTGGAGGACATCGCGAACGGCGAGGAACTGGGCGACACGTCGACGCTTCGCAACCCGGACGTCGTCGAGGACATCCGCGTCACCGTCCAGGACTGACCGGTCGACCCACTCCCGGTTTGTCGGTGGTTAGAGGTACGAGGAGTCCCAGCGCGTCGCCTTCCGCTGGTTGCCGCAGTCCTCGCACTGCACGCGCCCCATCGCGTCCATCGACGTGTTTATCGAGTGGCAGTTCGCGCAGTAGAAGCCGTACTTGCTCTCCCTGTCCTTCGTCCGGTAGGCCGTGTAGAACGCCGCCTTCGACCCGCGCTCGCGCTCGTCGAACGCCACGAACATCGCCCCCAACGGCGTCTCCACCTGCTCCGTGAGTTCGGCGCTCCCCCCACCCTCCGGGGCCTTCACGTAGAGGTGTTCGGTGTACTCGTTGCCGCGGATGTCGACGGTCCGGGCGCCGGTGCGGACGTAGCCGTGGGCCCGGTAGAAGTCGTTGCCCTCCTCGTTCTCGGCGAGCACGCGGCCCTCTAGGCGTTCGGCCCCGGAGTCGACGAGCGACACCTCCGTCGCTTCGAGGAGCCGCACACCGAACCCCCGGTCCCGGTAATCCGGGTGCACGTGGAGCCAGTCGATGGCCGCGGCGTCGTCGTCGAGTTCGCTCTCAGAGAACGCGACCACATCCTCGTCGTTCCCGAGCACGAGGTATCTGACGCTCTCGTCGGCGAACTGGTCCTGGAGCCGGTCGTCCTGGTACCACTCCTCGGCGGCGGTCCTGACGATGTCTTCCCCCAGTGCGTCGGCGTACGTGGCCTCCAGCGACGCGTCCGCGACGCGACGGATGGAGTCTCTGTCGGCAGTCGTCGCTTCTCGAACGTCCATACGCGCTACAATCGGCGTCCGGCTACAAATAGCTGCCCGGTGTGCTATCTACCCACACGATCACGCCGTCTCCGCCCGATTCGAGACGTAGACGATGGCTGCCAGCCCAACGCCCAGCATGAGGCCGACCGCCAGCACGCCGAACAGCGCGAGATTCGGGCCGTTCAACTGGAACGTGACTGGGCCGAGGGCGCCGTACTGCGGCTGGGGACCCTCCGCGAGGGGGCCGACAGCCCCGCCGTTCCCGTAAACTATCTCCCCGAGCACGTAGCCGAAGATACCGGCGACGCCGACCGCGGCGACGTACATCCAGACGACGACCCGGCGGCCGGTTGTCTCCTCGCGTTCGCTCACGGTCCCCGGTAAGCACCCGAGTGAGTAGCCTTTTGCGGTGTCACTTCCAACCCCGAACCATGGACGACAAAGAGATACTACTGCTGGTGCTGGCGGCGATAGCGGCCCTGATGTTCCTCACTGGATTCGTGCTCGTCCTCGCGTAGAAAGAACTGCGGCGTCAGTCCGCGGACTGCGGCTCCTCGTCCTCGTCGCCGCCGTCCGGAACCGGGCTCTTGCGCTTGTTGTCGAACCAGGTCCACTCCTTCGTGAACTGGTCAGTGGACTCGAGGTCCCACGGGTCCGAACTGTCCACTTTCGGCCCCTCCATCCAGGAGACGACCATGTTCCACAGCCAGAACAGCGTGCTGATGGCGATGAGGAACGCCCCGACCGTCGCGATCTGGTGGGCGGTGGTGAACTGCGCGATGAACGTCGCGTAGCGGCGAGGCATGCCGCCGTAGCCGAGCCACAGCATCGCCAGGAACGTCAGGTTCGACCCGATGAGGGCGAACCAGAAGTGTGCGTGCGCCAGGCTCTTCTGGTACATCCGGCCCGTGAACATCGGGAACCAGTAGTACGTCCCGGCGAACAGCGCGAAGCCGATGGCGCCGTAGACGATGAAGTGGAAGTGGCCCACGACGTAGTACGTGTCGTGGAGGATGAGGTCGACGGGCACCGCGGCGAGGAAGACGCCGGTGACGCCGCCGATTATGAAGTTCTGGATGAACCCGATACAGAACAGCATCGGCGCGGTCAGGCGGAGGTTGCCGTTCCACATCGTCGTGATCCAGTTGAACACCTTCACTGCCGACGGTATCGCGATGGCGAGTGACACCGCCATGAACGAGGCGCGGAGGCGCGGGTCGATGCCAGTTGCGAACATGTGGTGGGCCCACACGCCGAAGCTCAGCACCCCGATGGCGAGCGTGGAGTAGACGACGAACTTGAAGCCGAACAGCTTCCGGCCCGAGAACTTCGGGAGGATGAGGCTCACCAGCCCCATCGGCGGGAGGACGAGGATGTACACCTCGGGGTGACCGAAGAACCAGAAGAGGTGCTGCCAGAGGATGGGGTCACCGCCGGTGACCGTGAAGAACGTGGTGCCGAAGTTCCGGTCGAGCAGCAGCATGATGAGCGCGCTCCCGAGCAGCGGGAACGCGAACAGGATGAGGCCAGACTGCGTGAGCATCGTCCACGAGAAGATGTCCAGGCTGGGCCACCCGACGTCGTCACCGCGTTCGGTGAAGATGGTGGCGATGAAGTTGATGGCACCCATCGTCGCGGAGACACCCGTGAGGTGGAGGCCGAGCAGCATCAGGTCGATGGCTGGGCTCGGCATCTGGACGGACAGCGGCGTGTACATCGTCCAGGACGTCGACGCGGGGTCGATTCCCAGCGGGATGAGGAAGAAGCCGGCCCAAATGAGGATTGCGCCCGGCGGGAGCAGCCAGAACGCGATGGCGTTGATGCGCGGGAACGCCATGTCGTCGGCGCCGATGAGAAGCGGGATGAAGTAGTTCGCGAAGGCGGCGATCATCGGTGTCCCGAACAGGAACAGCATCGTGATGCCGTGGCTGGTCATGAAGCTGTTGTACAGCTGGGCGCTGACAATGTTGAGTCCCGGTGCGGCGAGTTCCGTCCGCATGATGAGGGCGGCGATGCCACCCCACGCGAACGCCAGCACGCCGAACGTCCCGTAGAGGATGCCGATGTCCTTGTGGTCGACCGTGGTGAACCACCGGATGATACCGCCCGGTTTCTCTTCGTGCCCGTGTTCGGCGCGCTCTCCGTACGCACCGCCGACATCGCTGAGGGGCGTGTAGGACCGCCAGTCCTCCAGACGTGCGAGGAAGGCGGCCACGGCGACGAGAAGGACGCCCATCAGCACGGTGAGCACGAGTGATGACGTGGCCATGGAGGACAGTCAGGTCCGGACCGTAAAGAAAGCTTAGGATTGGCCGCGCTGCCGTCAGCGATTCGGACAGGAAACTGACGGGCGAAACGTGTCAGAACTGCTCGACGAAAAGAGGGCGCTCGCTGACGATGCCTGCTCGATGCGTCACTCCTCGGTGCTGTCTTCGCCCTCGCCCTCGATCTTCACCGCCGCGACGTAGGTGAGGACGGCGAGTGCGAGGAACGTGAACACCATCAGGCCGTGGGAGATGACGAAGATGAGTCGGTTCTCGAACCCCCACGGGTTCACGACGAGGTAGCCGACGATGAAGAACGCCAGGATGAACAGGGGGACGATGTTAACCGTCAGGTCGAGGAGTGTGTCCTTGTCGAAGACGCTGGTGTTCATTGTCTGAGGTAGGGAGGGGCGGACAAATATAGCTTGAGGATTCAGAGTCGCTCGGTCTCGTAGAGGAACGCGGCCACCGCGCCGCTGGCGACGACCACGGCGCTGCCGGTGAGGGCGAGGCCTCGGGCGTCCGCGGCGGTGCCGACGTAGAGTGCGACGCCGAACGCGCCGAAAATGGCGGCGATGACGAGCGCGGGCTTCCACAGCGAGTTCGAGAAGCCGGACTCGCGGAGGATGCCGACGACGCTCACCGCGAACAGCAGCAGGCCGCCCACAGCGACCGGGAGCAGGCCGTCGAAGACGATGCCGATCTCGGAGACGACGATGCCGAGCACGAGCGGAATCGGCCACGGACTGGCGCGCGAGTACTGGTCGCTCAAGCCTGGCTCCGTTTGTTCGGCCATACCCGAGGTTGTCGCTGGCGCGTTAGAAAGCCATCGTTTCGTCGCGTGGCGGCGAGTCACAACGTGACGACGGCGTACAGAATCAGGAATCCGAAGTACAGCAACACGAGCACCGCGAGCGCGCGCAGGCGGAACGACCTGAGGTCGGCGTTCTCCGCGAGATACGCTTCGTCGAAGGCCTCCCGTTCGGCGTCGTCGAGGCGGTCGTAATGCTCTAGACCGCGGTGGAGGTCCCGGAGACGCTCGTCCGGGAACGGCTCCCCGCAGTGCGGGCACTCGACGGCGTCTGGTGGTGTGTCGGGCATGGTCAGAGGAACGGCGGTGGGACTTCCGGCTGGCCGACGATCCAGAGGCTCACCATCGTGTACAGGATCATCACGGCGGTGAGGGGGTACTGGCTCCGGATGGCCTGCAGGCGGCCCGGAAACTGGTCGTAGGCAGTGCCGTGGGACACCCAGATGGCGAGCAGGTGACCGACCAGTACCGCGGCGACGCCGACGCCGGACAGCCACGATGGTAACACGAGCGTCCGTGCGACGGGCGGGTTCGCGGGTGCGAGCAGCGCGCCGAGGAGCGCGGGCGACAGCGAGAGGAAGTAGACGAGGTAGTGCGCGAGGTGGTAGCCGGCAGCGATAGCCAGCAGCGACGGGACGAACCGGACGCCGAGCGTCCGCGCGTCGGTGAACGTCGGCGCCGTCTCTCGGGCCGCGTGCGCTGACCACCAGTAGAGCCGGTGGAACCCGAGGAACCCGACGAACAGCGCCGCCGGGTAGAGCACGGGAGCCGGCACACCGAGGGTGACCAGCTCGCGTGCGAACGACGCCCACGCGGGCGTTGCCACGAGCCCGTCGAACGTCGTTCCCCACAGCAACGCGACGACGAACGCCACGTCGCCCGGCGTAGCGGCGACCCGGTCGGTGAGTCGCGCCGCGGGCAGCCGCAGGCGGAGTCCGTTGGTGGTCCGCTGGACTGGGGCGACCGCCCCGTACGTTCTGAACAGTCGCGCCAACGGGTCGACGCGGTCGAACCACTGGTCGTGGCCAACGACGACCACGCCGACCACAGCGACGGCCAGGTAGCCCAGCGCGGCGGCGGCGAGCAGTGGCGGGTCGTCCGCGAGTGGGCTCACGACCTCGACCCAGACGAGTACGAGCAGGAAGCCGGCGCTCGTCCACGCGGCGCGTCCGGGTGAGAGGTCGCGGCCCGACTCCGGGGCGAGCCACGCGACTGGACGAGTGAGGGTGCGGAACGGGTCCACGGCGGGCCATGCGTTCCCGACGAGGTAGGTGGCCATCACGAGCCCCGCCCACCAGCCCACCCAGACGAGCATGATGGCGGCGTTCCGCAGGGCGTCGACGGGACCGAAGAAGCCGGTCACCACGACGCCCGCGAAGCCGACGACGCCGGCGACTCGGGCGACCCACGCGAGCAGTGTGCGGGGAGCGGGGAGTGCCCGCGACCAGCCGTGGACTGCCTCGACGAACGCGCGGTCGGTGACGAAACTCGCGAGCAAGAACGACGCGCCGACGACGGCACCGCCCGTCGAGAGGAACAGCCAGGTCGGAACCGCGAGTTCCTGCTGGGTCGCGTCCCGGAGGTTGCCGCCGTGGGCGAGCGCGACGCCGCAGATGGCGGCGAGGCCGACGACCACTCCGAGCGCGCGAGCCCCGCGACGATACATGGCCGGAGGTTGTCACCCACTCCCCCTGAGGATTGCGGTCCGGCGGCGGGGCGGACGCAGTTGGATGGGTTTTTAATACTCGCCCTGCAAGCCGTTGGTATGAGCGTAGCGGACGATTCGACCGACGACCACGGCCACCACCTGCCGGCCGTGGAGGACTGGCCGAAGGGGTTCGGCGAGGCCAGCTGGTGGCCCTTCGTTACTGCATTCGGCGCCTCGGGGTTCTACATCGGCGCCGCCCTGTACGTCCTCGGGCAGAGTAACGCAGAACTGGTCGGCCAGGCCGTGGGGCCAGCGATCTTCGTGGGGAGCACGTTCGTCTTCCTCGCGGGTCTCTACGGCTGGGTGTACCACGCCTTCGTGAAACACTTCTGGAGCCGCGAGACGGGCGAGAACAAGGCACTCCGCTGGGGGATGATACTGTTCCTCGGAACGGAGGTCGCCACGTTCGGCGCCGGCTTCGTCTACTACTTCTTCATCCGCGTGGGTGGGAAGTGGGCGGGCGCCAACGTCCCCGAGGGGTTCCTCGGCGCGCTCGTCATCGGCAACACGATCATCCTGGTGATATCGAGTTTCACGCTGCACTACGCCCACGTCGCGCTGCGGAACAACGACCGCTCGCGGTTCCTCGGTCTGCTGGTGACGACGCTCGTGCTCGGCCTGGTGTTCATCGCCGGCCAGATCTACGAGTACTACGAGTTCATCGTCCACGAGGGCCTCCGGTTCTCCGGCGGCATCTTCGAGAGCGCGTTCTTCGGACTGACGGGCCTCCACGGCCTCCACGTCTCGCTGGGCGCGGTCCTCATCGGAATCATCACGTGGCGCGCGTTCAAGGGCCAGTACTCCGCCGAGCGCCACACCTCGGTCAGCACCGTCTCGATGTACTGGCACTTCGTCGACGCCGTCTGGATCTTCCTCGTCGTCGTGCTGTACGCCGGCGCCGTGGTCAACGTCAACTTCTGACCGCCCGGCAGCGCGGGCTTTATTCTCGCCGACCGTCAACGACTCTCCATGCCAGTCGACCCCGCGGAGTTACGTGACCGCGTGGCTGCGCCCCTCGTCCACCGCGAGTCCTGCCCGAGTACGAACGACCTCGCGCGAGCGGAGGGACGCGACGGCGCGCCCCACGGAACGGTCGTCGTAGCGGACGAGCAGACCGCTGGACGAGGCCGCACCGGAAACGTCTGGGCGTCGCCGCCGGGCGGTGTCTGGTCGAGCACGCTCGTCCGGCCCGCCTTCGACGCGAGCCACGTCGGTCGACTCACGTTCGCGGGTGGCCTCGCTGCCGCCGAGACGGTCGAGTCCTTCGGCGTCGACGCTCGCCTCAAGTGGCCCAACGACGTGGTCGTCGACGACGGCGGCGAGCGCGCGAAGCTCTGTGGCGTGCTCACTGAGGCCGTCGTCGACGAGGTGCCGGTCGCCGGCAAACCGGTCGACGAGGTGTTCCCGGGCACGGACCCGGCAGACGCGGAGCTCTCGTACGCGGTACTCGGCATCGGCGTCAACGCGAACCTCGACCCATCGGCCCTCGACGTCGACCGTCGCGTGACGACGCTGCGCGAGCAGGTCGGTGACGTCGACGAGACGGCCGTCGCGGCGACGCTC
Encoded proteins:
- a CDS encoding acetyltransferase; this translates as MDVREATTADRDSIRRVADASLEATYADALGEDIVRTAAEEWYQDDRLQDQFADESVRYLVLGNDEDVVAFSESELDDDAAAIDWLHVHPDYRDRGFGVRLLEATEVSLVDSGAERLEGRVLAENEEGNDFYRAHGYVRTGARTVDIRGNEYTEHLYVKAPEGGGSAELTEQVETPLGAMFVAFDERERGSKAAFYTAYRTKDRESKYGFYCANCHSINTSMDAMGRVQCEDCGNQRKATRWDSSYL
- a CDS encoding cytochrome C oxidase, with product MATSSLVLTVLMGVLLVAVAAFLARLEDWRSYTPLSDVGGAYGERAEHGHEEKPGGIIRWFTTVDHKDIGILYGTFGVLAFAWGGIAALIMRTELAAPGLNIVSAQLYNSFMTSHGITMLFLFGTPMIAAFANYFIPLLIGADDMAFPRINAIAFWLLPPGAILIWAGFFLIPLGIDPASTSWTMYTPLSVQMPSPAIDLMLLGLHLTGVSATMGAINFIATIFTERGDDVGWPSLDIFSWTMLTQSGLILFAFPLLGSALIMLLLDRNFGTTFFTVTGGDPILWQHLFWFFGHPEVYILVLPPMGLVSLILPKFSGRKLFGFKFVVYSTLAIGVLSFGVWAHHMFATGIDPRLRASFMAVSLAIAIPSAVKVFNWITTMWNGNLRLTAPMLFCIGFIQNFIIGGVTGVFLAAVPVDLILHDTYYVVGHFHFIVYGAIGFALFAGTYYWFPMFTGRMYQKSLAHAHFWFALIGSNLTFLAMLWLGYGGMPRRYATFIAQFTTAHQIATVGAFLIAISTLFWLWNMVVSWMEGPKVDSSDPWDLESTDQFTKEWTWFDNKRKSPVPDGGDEDEEPQSAD
- a CDS encoding cox cluster protein; the protein is MNTSVFDKDTLLDLTVNIVPLFILAFFIVGYLVVNPWGFENRLIFVISHGLMVFTFLALAVLTYVAAVKIEGEGEDSTEE
- a CDS encoding DNA-binding protein, giving the protein MPDTPPDAVECPHCGEPFPDERLRDLHRGLEHYDRLDDAEREAFDEAYLAENADLRSFRLRALAVLVLLYFGFLILYAVVTL
- a CDS encoding cox-type terminal oxidase subunit III; this translates as MSVADDSTDDHGHHLPAVEDWPKGFGEASWWPFVTAFGASGFYIGAALYVLGQSNAELVGQAVGPAIFVGSTFVFLAGLYGWVYHAFVKHFWSRETGENKALRWGMILFLGTEVATFGAGFVYYFFIRVGGKWAGANVPEGFLGALVIGNTIILVISSFTLHYAHVALRNNDRSRFLGLLVTTLVLGLVFIAGQIYEYYEFIVHEGLRFSGGIFESAFFGLTGLHGLHVSLGAVLIGIITWRAFKGQYSAERHTSVSTVSMYWHFVDAVWIFLVVVLYAGAVVNVNF
- a CDS encoding biotin acetyl-CoA carboxylase ligase, which gives rise to MPVDPAELRDRVAAPLVHRESCPSTNDLARAEGRDGAPHGTVVVADEQTAGRGRTGNVWASPPGGVWSSTLVRPAFDASHVGRLTFAGGLAAAETVESFGVDARLKWPNDVVVDDGGERAKLCGVLTEAVVDEVPVAGKPVDEVFPGTDPADAELSYAVLGIGVNANLDPSALDVDRRVTTLREQVGDVDETAVAATLHERLLEWVARVESSAGFESAIDAWRERAATLGERVRVETRAGETVTGEAVAVTERGALVVESDGSRVEVTEGECARLRRS